In Pengzhenrongella sicca, a single genomic region encodes these proteins:
- a CDS encoding TrmH family RNA methyltransferase translates to MPGAAGERDGADLDRPEVGVGPWPGGPESWPDDPRLDPELLAEGDRRNVVDRYRYWTVAAVVADLDTRRHPFHVAIENWAHDMNIGSVVRTANAFAAAEVHIVGRRRWNRRGAMVTDRYQHVRHHAGVAELLAWADAAGLPVLGIDNLPGSVPLEGYALPPACVLLFGQESVGLSDEARARVQDVLHIAQFGSTRSINAGAAAAIAMHAWIAQHARP, encoded by the coding sequence GTGCCGGGCGCCGCGGGCGAGCGCGACGGCGCGGACCTCGACCGGCCCGAGGTCGGCGTCGGCCCCTGGCCCGGCGGACCCGAGAGCTGGCCGGACGACCCCCGGCTCGACCCCGAGCTGCTGGCCGAGGGCGACCGGCGCAACGTCGTCGACCGCTACCGGTACTGGACCGTGGCCGCCGTGGTCGCCGACCTGGACACGCGGCGGCACCCGTTCCACGTCGCGATCGAGAACTGGGCGCACGACATGAACATCGGCTCGGTCGTGCGCACGGCCAACGCGTTCGCTGCAGCCGAGGTGCACATCGTGGGCCGGCGCCGCTGGAACAGGCGCGGGGCGATGGTGACCGACCGGTACCAGCACGTGCGCCACCACGCGGGCGTCGCGGAGCTGCTGGCCTGGGCCGACGCCGCCGGGCTGCCGGTGCTCGGCATCGACAACCTGCCCGGGTCGGTGCCGCTCGAGGGCTACGCGCTGCCGCCCGCCTGCGTGCTGCTGTTCGGCCAGGAGAGCGTCGGCCTGTCCGACGAGGCGCGCGCCCGGGTGCAGGACGTGCTGCACATCGCCCAGTTCGGGTCGACCCGGTCGATCAACGCGGGCGCGGCCGCCGCGATCGCGATGCACGCGTGGATCGCCCAGCACGCGCGACCCTGA
- a CDS encoding ATP-binding SpoIIE family protein phosphatase, with the protein MNLGSGDDWPQALGEVRDRALRATDVSFVITDAADPDTPIVWVNDAFTRTTGYTSAEVIGRNPALLRGPATDRAVTAELNEALAQERAGSATVLNYRKDGEPFWNQVSVAPVRDAAGTVTHWVGVQVDVTSQIERQAAQIAAVQLERRARTGLAIVARVSELLTDLDDPLALRNVAALLASDVVAWAGFFLDDGGLRAADGVDLSAVPRGRPRRHGPPPAARRAADRAGDGGAAADDAAADDAAADAAPDPVQQLLDGVLDGVLELDVDAEHPDCSASGWLSARLRPVLAQLPGAPTVAVVVPVGGRRRVLGVLVAVPLAGSAGPAGLDGLDENAHTVLYLTARRVGMAVDNVRLYAREHQLAETLQRAMLPEQAEIDGLDVWTYYAPNSEHAQIGGDWYDVLQISPDVVGVVIGDVVGHDVEAAAAMGQLRSVVRAYTFEIETPGPVLDRVDQLVAGMRIPRSASLVLATLTRAAGGWGLEYSRAGHLPALLVRAGEVSQLAGASGSLIGFGSSPRATARADLRPGDVLVLYTDGLIERRDRPLREGLDALVAACGEVTAIDSAGVGEDLLSRLADAPEDDVALVVVRLPDPLSDGDSPRHSPRRRRWLLPGEPVSIGRARHAVLRTCRAWQLDEVASAELVVSELVANAVLHGWGQISLGLFDTGDGLRIEVEDSNPAPPVTTDGHAGRIGGYGMQIVERLADWGWRPTRRGKLVWARLRS; encoded by the coding sequence GTGAACTTGGGGTCGGGCGACGACTGGCCGCAGGCGCTGGGCGAGGTGCGGGACAGGGCGCTGCGCGCCACGGATGTGTCCTTCGTCATCACCGACGCCGCCGACCCGGACACCCCGATCGTCTGGGTGAACGACGCGTTCACCCGCACCACCGGCTACACGTCGGCCGAGGTCATCGGCCGCAACCCCGCGCTGCTGCGGGGTCCGGCCACCGACCGGGCGGTGACGGCCGAGCTCAACGAGGCGCTCGCGCAGGAGCGCGCCGGCTCGGCGACCGTCCTGAACTACCGCAAGGACGGCGAGCCGTTCTGGAACCAGGTGTCCGTCGCACCGGTGCGGGACGCGGCCGGCACCGTGACCCACTGGGTCGGGGTGCAGGTGGACGTCACGAGCCAGATCGAACGCCAGGCGGCGCAGATCGCGGCCGTCCAGCTCGAGCGGCGCGCGCGCACCGGGCTCGCCATCGTGGCCCGCGTCTCCGAGCTGCTCACGGACCTCGACGACCCCCTGGCGCTGCGCAACGTCGCCGCCCTGCTGGCCAGCGACGTCGTCGCGTGGGCGGGCTTCTTCCTCGACGACGGCGGCCTGCGCGCCGCCGACGGCGTCGACCTGTCCGCCGTCCCCCGCGGCCGGCCCCGCCGGCACGGGCCGCCGCCGGCCGCGCGAAGGGCCGCCGACCGGGCCGGCGACGGCGGCGCGGCCGCCGACGATGCGGCCGCCGACGATGCGGCCGCCGACGCTGCGCCCGACCCGGTGCAGCAGCTGCTCGACGGGGTCCTCGACGGCGTGCTCGAGCTCGACGTCGACGCCGAGCACCCCGACTGCTCGGCGTCGGGGTGGCTGAGCGCGCGGCTGCGTCCGGTGCTCGCGCAGCTGCCCGGGGCCCCGACGGTCGCCGTGGTCGTCCCGGTCGGCGGCCGGCGGCGGGTCCTCGGGGTGCTCGTGGCGGTGCCGCTGGCCGGGTCCGCCGGGCCCGCGGGGCTGGACGGGCTCGACGAGAACGCCCACACGGTGCTCTACCTGACCGCGCGCCGGGTGGGCATGGCCGTCGACAACGTGCGGCTCTACGCCCGCGAGCACCAGCTCGCGGAGACCCTGCAGCGGGCGATGCTGCCCGAGCAGGCCGAGATCGACGGACTCGACGTCTGGACGTACTACGCGCCGAACTCCGAGCACGCCCAGATCGGCGGCGACTGGTACGACGTGCTGCAGATCTCGCCCGACGTCGTCGGCGTGGTGATCGGCGACGTCGTCGGGCACGACGTCGAGGCGGCCGCCGCGATGGGCCAGCTGCGGTCGGTGGTGCGCGCGTACACGTTCGAGATCGAGACGCCGGGGCCCGTCCTGGACCGGGTCGACCAGCTCGTGGCCGGCATGCGGATCCCGCGGTCGGCGAGCCTCGTGCTCGCCACCCTGACCCGGGCCGCCGGCGGCTGGGGGCTCGAGTACTCCCGGGCCGGGCACCTGCCCGCGCTGCTCGTGCGGGCCGGCGAGGTCAGCCAGCTCGCGGGCGCGTCCGGGTCGCTCATCGGGTTCGGGTCGAGCCCGCGCGCGACCGCCCGCGCGGACCTGCGCCCCGGCGACGTGCTCGTGCTCTACACGGACGGCCTCATCGAGCGCCGCGACCGCCCGCTGCGCGAGGGGCTCGACGCGCTCGTCGCCGCGTGCGGCGAGGTCACGGCGATCGACTCGGCCGGGGTGGGGGAGGACCTGCTCTCGCGGCTGGCCGACGCGCCGGAGGACGACGTCGCGCTCGTCGTCGTCCGCCTGCCGGACCCGCTGTCCGACGGCGACAGCCCGCGGCACAGCCCGCGGCGGCGGCGCTGGCTGCTGCCCGGCGAGCCGGTGTCGATCGGGCGGGCGCGGCACGCGGTGCTCCGCACCTGCCGGGCCTGGCAGCTCGACGAGGTCGCGAGCGCGGAGCTCGTCGTCTCGGAGCTCGTGGCCAACGCTGTGCTGCACGGCTGGGGGCAGATCTCGCTCGGGCTGTTCGACACCGGCGACGGGCTCCGGATCGAGGTCGAGGACTCCAACCCGGCGCCGCCGGTCACGACGGATGGGCACGCCGGCCGGATCGGCGGGTACGGGATGCAGATCGTCGAGCGCCTGGCCGACTGGGGCTGGCGTCCCACCCGTCGCGGCAAGCTGGTCTGGGCCCGCCTCCGGTCCTGA
- a CDS encoding HAD-IIA family hydrolase: MTREIRSWLSDMDGVLVHEGHAIPGATDFVTALRDKGIPFLVLTNNSIFTPRDLRARLLISGIDVPEASLWTSALATAQFLDDQVPGGSAYVIGEAGLTTALYEVGYTMTDSDPDYVVLGETRTYSFESITKAIRLIQGGARFIATNPDATGPSKEGDLPATGAVAALITRATGRDPYFVGKPNPMMFRSALNRIDAHSEHTAMVGDRMDTDIVAGIEAGLATFLVLTGSTKAEDVGRYPFRPNHVVDSIADLVARVERV; this comes from the coding sequence ATGACGCGCGAGATCCGCAGCTGGCTGTCCGACATGGACGGCGTGCTCGTGCACGAGGGGCACGCGATCCCGGGCGCGACGGACTTCGTCACGGCCCTGCGGGACAAGGGGATCCCGTTCCTGGTCCTGACCAACAACTCGATCTTCACGCCGCGCGACCTGCGCGCCCGCCTGCTGATCTCCGGAATCGACGTGCCCGAGGCCTCGCTGTGGACGTCGGCGCTCGCGACCGCCCAGTTCCTGGACGACCAGGTGCCCGGCGGCTCGGCGTACGTCATCGGCGAGGCGGGCCTGACGACCGCGCTGTACGAGGTCGGGTACACGATGACCGACTCCGACCCCGACTACGTCGTGCTCGGCGAGACGCGCACCTACTCGTTCGAGTCGATCACGAAGGCGATCCGGCTGATCCAGGGCGGGGCGCGGTTCATCGCGACGAACCCAGACGCGACCGGCCCGAGCAAGGAGGGCGACCTGCCCGCGACGGGCGCGGTGGCCGCACTGATCACCCGCGCCACCGGGCGCGACCCGTACTTCGTGGGCAAGCCGAACCCGATGATGTTCCGGTCGGCCCTGAACCGCATCGACGCGCACTCCGAGCACACCGCGATGGTCGGCGACCGGATGGACACCGACATCGTCGCCGGCATCGAGGCGGGCCTGGCGACGTTCCTGGTGCTGACGGGCTCGACCAAGGCCGAGGACGTCGGCCGGTACCCGTTCCGCCCCAACCACGTCGTCGACTCGATCGCCGACCTGGTCGCGCGGGTCGAGCGGGTCTAG
- a CDS encoding VTT domain-containing protein, whose translation MLDLTALAASLPATGPLHALGPDWMNAESLISSFGAYALVGIVIVVFIETGLLFPFLPGDSLLFTAGLLVAQDELDFPLWLLCLLIFLAAFLGDQVAYVIGRTVGPRLFDRPNSRIFKQQYIDQTNAYFEKYGGRTIIIARFVPFVRTFAPVTAGVGKMHYRHFVSFNVIGALLWGVGVTVLGYFLGNVVFVKDNIEIILIGIVGLSVVPVAFELLRARRSGGSAAESGSTDAGTGTQTPTTEPKDAAR comes from the coding sequence GTGCTCGATCTGACGGCCCTCGCGGCCTCCCTGCCCGCCACCGGTCCCCTGCACGCGCTCGGGCCCGACTGGATGAACGCCGAGAGCCTGATCAGTTCGTTCGGCGCCTACGCACTCGTCGGCATCGTGATCGTCGTGTTCATCGAGACGGGGCTGCTGTTCCCGTTCCTGCCCGGCGACTCGCTGCTGTTCACCGCCGGGCTCCTCGTGGCACAGGACGAGCTGGACTTCCCGCTCTGGCTGCTGTGCCTGCTGATCTTCCTCGCCGCGTTCCTGGGCGACCAGGTGGCGTACGTCATCGGGCGCACCGTGGGGCCGCGACTGTTCGACCGGCCGAACTCGCGGATCTTCAAGCAGCAGTACATCGACCAGACGAACGCGTACTTCGAGAAGTACGGCGGCCGCACGATCATCATCGCGAGGTTCGTCCCCTTCGTGCGGACGTTCGCGCCGGTGACCGCCGGGGTCGGCAAGATGCACTACCGGCACTTCGTCTCGTTCAACGTGATCGGCGCGTTGCTGTGGGGCGTCGGGGTCACCGTGCTGGGGTACTTCCTCGGCAACGTCGTCTTCGTCAAGGACAACATCGAGATCATCCTGATCGGGATCGTGGGCCTGTCCGTCGTCCCGGTCGCGTTCGAGCTGCTGCGCGCGCGGCGCAGCGGCGGCAGCGCTGCTGAGAGCGGCAGCACCGACGCCGGCACCGGGACGCAGACACCGACGACCGAGCCGAAGGACGCCGCGCGATGA
- a CDS encoding ABC transporter ATP-binding protein, giving the protein MADELVLTEVTRRFGARTALDAVSFRVRPGRLTGFVGANGAGKTTAMRIVMGVLAADAGSVELGGRPLDLAARRRFGYMPEERGLYPKMKIAEQLVYLGRVHGLDRATAASRTAELLESLGLADRAHEQLSTLSLGNQQRVQVAAALVHDPVLLVLDEPFSGLDPLAVDRMAEQLRERAAAGVPVLFSSHQLELVERLCDDVVIIGGGRIRAAGPATDLRRDSAARRVRVVVGGVVAARVVEAATAVPGVRSAVADGAGQAGPGVVVDLDAGADDQALLAAAASLGPVREFHPLVPTLAETFREVVR; this is encoded by the coding sequence ATGGCCGACGAGCTGGTGCTGACCGAGGTCACGCGCCGATTCGGCGCGCGCACGGCGCTCGACGCCGTGTCGTTCCGTGTGCGCCCGGGCCGGCTCACGGGCTTCGTCGGCGCCAACGGGGCGGGCAAGACGACCGCGATGCGGATCGTGATGGGCGTCCTCGCGGCCGACGCCGGGTCCGTCGAGCTGGGCGGGCGGCCCCTCGACCTCGCGGCGCGGCGCCGGTTCGGGTACATGCCGGAGGAGCGCGGCCTGTACCCGAAGATGAAGATCGCCGAGCAGCTCGTGTACCTCGGCCGCGTGCATGGTCTCGACCGCGCGACTGCGGCGAGCCGCACCGCGGAGCTGCTCGAGTCCCTCGGGCTCGCCGACCGCGCGCACGAGCAGCTCTCGACCCTCTCCCTCGGGAATCAGCAGCGCGTGCAGGTGGCCGCCGCGCTCGTGCACGACCCGGTGCTGCTCGTGCTGGACGAGCCGTTCAGCGGCCTCGACCCCCTCGCGGTCGACCGGATGGCCGAGCAGCTCCGGGAGCGGGCCGCCGCGGGCGTGCCGGTGCTGTTCTCCTCCCACCAGCTCGAGCTTGTCGAGCGCCTGTGCGACGACGTCGTCATCATCGGCGGCGGCCGGATCCGCGCGGCGGGCCCCGCCACGGACTTGCGCCGGGACAGCGCGGCCCGCCGCGTGCGCGTCGTCGTCGGCGGCGTGGTGGCGGCCCGCGTGGTCGAGGCGGCGACGGCGGTGCCCGGGGTGCGCTCGGCCGTGGCTGACGGCGCGGGCCAGGCCGGTCCGGGCGTCGTCGTCGACCTCGACGCCGGGGCCGATGACCAGGCGTTGCTCGCCGCCGCGGCGTCCCTCGGGCCGGTGCGCGAGTTCCACCCGCTGGTGCCCACCCTCGCTGAGACGTTCCGGGAGGTGGTCCGATGA
- a CDS encoding LemA family protein, with translation MTAGTIALLVIVALVVIAGFWAIGAYNGFVRLRNLVQEAWRQIDVELHRRHDLIPNLVETVKGYAAHERGVFDEVTRARAAATGAGSSPAAQAQQENALTQALGHLFAVAENYPVLRASENFQQLQAELTNTEDRIAAGRRFYNANVRMLNTKVESFPSNVIAGAFHFARAEYFEIEDPAVRAVPTVEFGTGTPTDTP, from the coding sequence GTGACCGCAGGAACCATCGCGTTGCTCGTGATCGTGGCGCTCGTCGTGATCGCCGGGTTCTGGGCGATCGGCGCCTACAACGGCTTCGTCCGGCTGCGCAACCTCGTGCAGGAAGCCTGGCGGCAGATCGACGTCGAGCTGCACCGCCGGCACGACCTCATCCCGAACCTCGTCGAGACGGTCAAGGGCTACGCGGCGCACGAGCGCGGCGTCTTCGACGAGGTCACCCGCGCGCGGGCCGCCGCCACGGGCGCCGGCTCGAGCCCCGCGGCGCAGGCGCAGCAGGAGAACGCGCTGACCCAGGCGCTCGGGCACCTGTTTGCCGTCGCGGAGAACTACCCCGTGCTGCGCGCGAGCGAGAACTTCCAGCAGCTCCAGGCCGAGCTCACCAACACCGAGGACCGGATCGCCGCGGGGCGCAGGTTCTACAACGCGAACGTGCGGATGCTGAACACGAAGGTCGAGTCGTTCCCGTCCAACGTCATCGCGGGGGCGTTCCACTTCGCGCGCGCGGAGTACTTCGAGATCGAGGACCCGGCCGTGCGCGCCGTCCCGACCGTCGAGTTCGGCACGGGGACGCCGACCGACACGCCCTGA
- a CDS encoding STAS domain-containing protein, whose amino-acid sequence MIELSMSSATTTLTIGGDLDLAERDQFPEITARITGLRRQLLVIDMCAVTFMDSTGAAFLISLADSSRRRGGATVLRGPDPRDLFVLEVCGALELFRIDTAHRCPPPDVEAATRADRPGRTS is encoded by the coding sequence ATGATCGAGCTCTCGATGTCGTCGGCGACGACGACGCTCACCATCGGCGGCGACCTCGACCTCGCCGAGAGGGACCAGTTCCCCGAGATCACGGCCCGCATCACCGGCCTGCGCCGCCAGCTCCTGGTGATCGACATGTGCGCGGTGACGTTCATGGACTCCACCGGCGCCGCGTTCCTGATCTCGCTGGCCGACTCCTCGCGCCGCCGCGGCGGCGCGACCGTGCTGCGCGGGCCAGACCCGCGCGACCTGTTCGTGCTCGAGGTCTGCGGCGCGCTCGAGCTCTTCCGGATCGACACCGCCCACCGCTGCCCGCCGCCCGACGTCGAGGCCGCGACGCGCGCGGATCGGCCGGGCCGGACGAGCTAG
- a CDS encoding ABC transporter permease, translating into MTTHTGPGRIAVGPLRAGATVRVVAAREISVKLHDKAFIGSTIFLLAVIVLATALPIILGGRTPQVTVAVAGPGAAEAVAAAAALGAPAADEATSSLFGLGGLPDADLEVRSVDSASAARDLVAAGSVDAAVIGAGVADLVVVGRDAVPDELQMLLAAASAALQATAAVDDAGLTPAQAQAVLSPATPRSELLEAGPRSSVPPQLLVLVFAFLFYMSVLTFGMSIAQSVVEEKQSRVVELLVAAVPVRWLLAGKVLGNTALAVGQIVLLLGVGLAGAAVAGQGDLLAVVLGASGWFVLFFVLGFVMLACLWAVAGSLASRVEDLQSTTVVMQVFVMAPFFAAIFATEAGPVQTALSYFPLTAPLLMPERVLLGTTQPWEPALGAAIVLATGIVFVLVGSRLYEGSVLHTSARLRLGQAWRARG; encoded by the coding sequence ATGACGACCCATACGGGGCCCGGGCGCATCGCCGTGGGTCCGCTGCGGGCGGGCGCGACGGTCCGCGTCGTCGCCGCCCGCGAGATCAGCGTCAAGCTGCACGACAAGGCCTTCATCGGCTCGACGATCTTCCTGCTCGCGGTGATCGTGCTCGCGACGGCGCTCCCGATCATCCTGGGCGGGCGAACCCCGCAGGTCACGGTCGCCGTGGCCGGCCCCGGGGCCGCCGAGGCCGTCGCGGCGGCCGCGGCGCTCGGCGCGCCGGCGGCGGACGAGGCGACGAGCTCGCTGTTCGGCCTCGGCGGGCTGCCCGACGCCGACCTCGAGGTGCGCTCGGTGGACTCCGCGTCGGCGGCGCGCGACCTCGTCGCGGCCGGCTCCGTCGACGCCGCCGTGATCGGGGCCGGCGTGGCCGACCTCGTCGTCGTCGGCCGGGACGCCGTGCCCGACGAGCTGCAGATGCTGCTCGCGGCCGCGTCGGCCGCGCTGCAGGCGACCGCCGCGGTGGACGACGCGGGGCTGACCCCCGCGCAGGCGCAGGCCGTGCTCAGCCCGGCGACGCCGCGGTCCGAGCTGCTCGAGGCCGGCCCGCGCTCGTCGGTCCCGCCGCAGCTGCTCGTGCTCGTGTTCGCGTTCCTGTTCTACATGTCCGTCCTGACCTTCGGCATGTCGATCGCCCAGTCCGTCGTGGAGGAGAAGCAGTCGCGCGTGGTCGAGCTGCTCGTCGCGGCCGTGCCGGTGCGCTGGCTGCTCGCGGGCAAGGTGCTCGGCAACACCGCGCTCGCGGTCGGGCAGATCGTGCTGCTGCTCGGCGTCGGGCTCGCGGGTGCTGCGGTCGCGGGCCAGGGCGACCTGCTCGCCGTGGTGCTCGGGGCGTCCGGCTGGTTCGTGCTGTTCTTCGTGCTGGGCTTCGTCATGCTCGCGTGCCTGTGGGCGGTCGCGGGCTCGCTCGCGTCCCGGGTCGAGGACCTGCAGTCGACGACGGTGGTCATGCAGGTGTTCGTCATGGCACCGTTCTTCGCCGCGATCTTCGCGACGGAGGCCGGCCCGGTGCAGACGGCGCTGTCGTACTTCCCGCTGACGGCGCCGCTGCTCATGCCCGAGCGCGTGCTGCTCGGCACGACGCAGCCCTGGGAGCCGGCGCTCGGCGCCGCGATCGTGCTCGCGACCGGGATCGTGTTCGTGCTGGTCGGCTCGCGGCTGTACGAGGGTTCGGTGCTGCACACGTCCGCGCGTCTGCGGCTCGGGCAGGCCTGGCGCGCGCGTGGCTGA
- the fbaA gene encoding class II fructose-bisphosphate aldolase encodes MGIATPEKYLEMLDRAKAGKFAYPAVNITSSSTVTAALQGFAEAESDGIIQVSVGGAEYASGSTIKDRVAGSLALAAYATEVAKNYPITVALHTDHCAKQNLDSWVRMLLALEIEQVKAGKLPTFQSHMWDGSSVPLDENLIIAEELLELSNAARTLLEIEVGVVGGEEDGHTAEINDKLYTTVEDGMATVKALGTGEKGRYLTALTFGNVHGAYKPGAVKLRPAILAEIQKAVGASVGKENPFDLVFHGGSGSTAAEISEAVDNGVIKMNIDTDTQYAYTRPVAGHMLKNYDGVLKIDGEVGNKKTYDPRAWGKLAEAGFAARIVEACTQLRSAGTKLS; translated from the coding sequence ATGGGCATCGCAACGCCGGAAAAGTACCTCGAGATGCTGGACCGGGCGAAGGCTGGCAAGTTCGCCTACCCCGCCGTCAACATCACCTCTTCCTCGACCGTCACGGCCGCGCTGCAGGGCTTCGCCGAGGCCGAGAGTGACGGCATCATCCAGGTGTCCGTCGGCGGCGCCGAGTACGCGTCCGGCTCGACCATCAAGGACCGCGTCGCCGGCTCGCTCGCCCTTGCCGCCTACGCGACCGAGGTCGCGAAGAACTACCCGATCACGGTCGCGCTGCACACCGACCACTGCGCCAAGCAGAACCTCGACTCCTGGGTCCGGATGCTGCTCGCGCTCGAGATCGAGCAGGTCAAGGCCGGCAAGCTCCCCACGTTCCAGTCGCACATGTGGGACGGCTCGTCCGTGCCGCTCGACGAGAACCTGATCATCGCCGAGGAGCTCCTCGAGCTCTCGAACGCGGCCCGCACGCTCCTCGAGATCGAGGTCGGCGTCGTCGGCGGCGAAGAGGACGGCCACACCGCCGAGATCAACGACAAGCTGTACACGACCGTCGAGGACGGCATGGCGACGGTCAAGGCCCTCGGCACCGGGGAGAAGGGGCGCTACCTCACGGCCCTCACCTTCGGCAACGTCCACGGCGCGTACAAGCCCGGCGCGGTCAAGCTGCGCCCCGCGATCCTCGCCGAGATCCAGAAGGCCGTCGGCGCGTCCGTCGGCAAGGAGAACCCGTTCGACCTGGTCTTCCACGGCGGGTCCGGCTCGACCGCGGCCGAGATCAGCGAGGCCGTCGACAACGGCGTCATCAAGATGAACATCGACACCGACACCCAGTACGCGTACACGCGTCCGGTCGCCGGCCACATGCTCAAGAACTACGACGGCGTCCTGAAGATCGACGGCGAGGTCGGCAACAAGAAGACGTACGACCCCCGCGCCTGGGGCAAGCTCGCCGAGGCCGGCTTCGCGGCCCGCATCGTCGAGGCCTGCACCCAGCTCCGGTCGGCCGGCACGAAGCTCAGCTGA
- a CDS encoding STAS domain-containing protein, with amino-acid sequence MRDANSPTSGGPADSDSALETTTASSSPVTDPGSVHVLVGSERTRIVLSGDIDADVAPDLQEATAEAERARLPIEVDCHHVTFMDSSGVAFLARLSTRSPARVRVIRVPPTVRFLLEVTRIGELLDLDDGDPGSDMTVPDGTTPQVG; translated from the coding sequence GTGCGAGACGCTAACAGCCCGACGAGCGGCGGGCCCGCCGATTCCGATAGCGCGCTCGAGACGACCACCGCGTCGTCCAGCCCGGTCACCGATCCCGGGTCGGTCCACGTCCTCGTTGGATCCGAGCGTACGCGCATCGTCCTGTCCGGCGACATCGACGCCGACGTCGCCCCGGACCTGCAGGAGGCGACGGCCGAGGCGGAGCGCGCGCGCCTGCCGATCGAGGTCGACTGCCATCACGTGACGTTCATGGACTCGTCCGGCGTCGCGTTCCTCGCCCGGCTCTCGACCCGGAGCCCGGCGCGCGTCCGCGTCATCCGGGTCCCCCCGACGGTCCGGTTCCTGCTCGAGGTCACCCGCATCGGCGAGCTGCTCGACCTCGACGACGGCGACCCGGGCTCCGACATGACGGTGCCCGACGGAACGACGCCCCAGGTCGGCTGA
- a CDS encoding DUF3151 domain-containing protein has translation MSHNAPTHRSLLGGPEPVLLPPDHPDVAAAAALAAGTSVRDAVGRAPASSYLWALLAEEALAPAGGAAPDPVAAYAYARTGYHRGLDALRRAGWRGQGPVPVEHVPNQGFLRAVLALSEAAAAIGEADEAQRCVQLLVDSGTTADAVAALR, from the coding sequence GTGAGCCACAACGCACCCACCCACCGCTCCCTGCTCGGCGGCCCGGAGCCGGTCCTCCTGCCCCCTGACCACCCCGACGTCGCGGCCGCGGCGGCACTCGCCGCGGGGACGAGCGTGCGCGACGCCGTCGGCCGCGCGCCGGCGTCGTCGTACCTGTGGGCGCTGCTCGCGGAAGAGGCGCTCGCCCCCGCGGGCGGCGCAGCGCCCGACCCGGTCGCCGCGTACGCGTACGCCCGGACCGGTTACCACCGCGGGCTCGACGCGCTGCGCCGAGCGGGCTGGCGCGGGCAGGGCCCGGTGCCGGTCGAGCACGTCCCGAACCAGGGGTTCCTGCGCGCGGTGCTCGCGCTCTCGGAGGCCGCCGCGGCGATCGGCGAGGCCGACGAGGCGCAGCGGTGCGTCCAGCTGCTCGTCGACTCGGGCACGACCGCGGACGCCGTCGCCGCGCTGCGGTAG